The sequence CGAACCCGTCGGCGTGGCCAGCGAGCCACGCGACGCATCCGTCCACGCCTTCGCCCGGCACCCGAAGGTCAGCGAACAGGTCTGGTCCGGCTCCATCGGCTATCCCGCCAACGGCAAGTACCTCGAATTCCACCGCAAACGCGGCGAACGCGGCCTGCGGTACCACAAGATCACCAGCACCAAGACGCCGCTCTCGGCCAAGGACCCGTACTACCCCGACGACATCCCGTCGCTCATCCACGAGCACGCCAGCCACTTCTGCGACACGGTGCGCTCGACCCTGTGGGACTACAACCGGTTCACGGGACGACGCGGGACGGTGGTCGCCAGCTTCGACGCCGAGCTGTTCGGCCACTGGTGGTTCGAGGGTCCGCGGTTCCTGCGCGACGTCATCCTGAACCTCGCCGGCGACGAGCACGTTCGCCTGTCGACCGCCAGCGAAGTGCTCGAACGCGATCCAGCCGACAAGGTGATGCGGCTACCCGAGGGCTCCTGGGGCGAGAACGGCGACCACACGGTCTGGGCCAACGACAGTGTGAAGTGGTGGTGGGAGATCGAGTACCGCGCCGAGGGCGAGTTCCTCAAACAGCTCCACGGCCTGCCTTGGCAAACGAACGCCGAAGTCCGCGTCCTCCTCGAAAAGGCTGGCCGACAACTGCTGCTGCTCCAGGCCAGCGATTGGGCGTTCGTGATCCACACGGGCGGCGCGGTCGACTACGGCATCCAACGCATCGCCGACCACGCCACCAACTTCGGCCGCCTCGTCGACGCCGCCGGTCACGTCGCGACGGGCGGCGAGCTGAGCGAAGTCCAAAGGGTCGAGATCGCCAACGCGGACGCGCACGACGTCATCTTCCAGGAGATCGACCTGAATTGGTGGATGTGACCACACGCGAGACGCCTGCTCTCTGTGTCACTTGGGCGACGTGTGCTGGCTGCCGTCCGACTCTGCGCTGACAAGCTGGAACTTGATCCGGTTGACAAAAAGCTGCCTTCGGCGACGCTGCACCCGCGGCGGATGACCGGCGAGGGGCGTGTGTTCCATCGCGGCGGTTCTTTCTCTCGCCGCCGACGACGGGACCGATCATGCAGCGACTTCATTCCAACGGCCGACCGACCACGCGCGCCCGCTCTGAACAGCTCGAGCACCGCCGGCTCCTGGCGGGCCTGCAGGACCTCATCGGGCTCCAAGCCCCTCCCGTGCCCGCAGCTGCCTCCGACGCCGATGCGGTCCGGGTCGAGCTCGACGCGGCCGCACGTTTCAACTTGGCGGTCGATCAGACGCTGGCGGACCTGCACTGGCTGGCCAACACGTTCGATGCGGACACCGTCGCGTCGCTGGAGAAGGTCGACACCAGCCTGCTCACCACACTTGCCCGCGCCGAGCGGGACGGCACCACGTTCGACCAAGCGACCGACGGCGGCGGGGCCTTCTCCTCGATCTACCTTTCGGGCGAAGACGGTCCGCTCGTCTCGATCGACACCGACGATGCCGACGGCCTAGCCGATCGACTCGGCAACCTCGGCTTCGAGGTGGCCGGCTTCTTCCAAGGGGCAGCAGGTGGCGTGGTCGACGTCTACACGACCCTCGGCAGGCTTTCAGAGTTGGCACGCGTCGAGGGCGTCGAGTCGGTGGAGGCTCAGGTGATTCCGCGGACGTCGGCCGGCTCGGTCCAGAACCAGTGGCGTGGGATTGCCGACGTCGACTTCCTTCAGCAGGTCGTTCCCGGCAGCGACGGCACGGGCATCGACTACGGCATCCTGAGCGACACGATCAACCAGGTCGGCGGCGGCATTGCCGCTAGCCAGGCGACGGGCGACCTGCCGCCGAGCAGTCGCATCACGATTCTCGACGACAACATCGGCGGGTCGACTCCGTCCGACGAGGGCCGGGCGATGGCGGAACTGATGTTCGACATCGCGCCGGGAGCAGACATCCTCTATCACACGGCCTTCCGCGGACAGGCGAACTTCGCCAGCGGCATCACCGACCTCGCCGCGGCCGGCGCGGATGTGATCGTCGACGACATCACCTACCTCAGCCAGGCCGCGTTCCAGGACGACATCGTCGCCCAGGCGGTCGACAACGTCGTCACGAACTTCGATATCCCCTACTTCAGCAGCGCGGGCAACGCGAACAACCGGACCTACTTCGCCCAGTTCAACGAGGGCCCAGTCGACGACAACTTCCACGACTTCTCGCTGGGCGGAAACGACCAAGGCCTGACCTTCACGCTCCAGCCCGGTGCAACCATCACGAGCGGCCTGCAGTGGAGCAATCCGCTCGGCGGGGCGACGCGCGACTTCACGCTCCGCGTCTTCGAATCCAACTCCGGCAACGTTCTCGTTACCGACGGCGCCAACGACATCGGCAGCGACCCGTACGAGCGGGTCAGCTACACCAACAACACCGGCAGCGCTCAGACCGTTGCCCTCGACGTATTCTACAGCATCGGTGCCGGCGAGCCGGATGAGCTGCTCTTCATCAACACGTTCACCAGCGGCAACGTCGCCTTCGTCGACAACGACTTTGGCGGGCCCAGCATTTACGGCCACCACAACAGCCAATTCGGCTTCGGCGTCGGTGCGGTGGCTGCCACGCAGACGAACGTCATTCAGGGCTTCAGCAGCCTCGGCGGCATTCCGACGCGGTTCGACGTCAACGGCAACCCGATCAACATCACCCGTCAGCAGCCCGCCTTCGTCGCGGCCGATGGCATCAGCAACACGTTCTTCGGCAACGGCAACCTCTTCTTCGGCACCAGCGCCGCAGCACCCAACGCGGCCGCGGTCGCCGTGCTGATGCAGGAAGCCGCCGGCGGTCCTCGATCGCTGCCGTTCAACCAGGTCAACTCGATCCTGCGCGCCACCGCGGTGGACATCGGCCCGCTCGGCTTCGAGCCGACCTACGGCTCAGGCCGAATCGACGCGCTGCCCGCAGTCGTCGCGGCCAACAACCTCGGCAGGGCCGAACGCTTCATCGAGCTGAACAACTTCGGCGGTGCCACCAGCTCGACCGATGTCACCAGCAACACCGACATCGAGTCCTTCGAGTGGGGCGTCGATCGCGGCGACGCGACCACACGGTTCGAAGTCGATCCTGACTTCGATGTCGGCGTCATTTTGCTCAACGGCGACCCGGACATCGACGGCAACACCACCGTGCTCTTCCACCAGGATCTCACCGGCGGATCGACCGGCGGATTCGTCAGTCGCACCGGCCCGGCCAACACGCGCGTGGCCACCATCGTCTACCCGCGGGTGAGCGTCAGTGGTCTTTCGGCGGCCAACAACGACCTGAACGTCAGGATCTCCCAATCGCCGACGCCGTTGCTCACACCCCTTTCATCGAACGGCGCAGGCGCTTACGTCCGCGACGACACGCTCTCAACCGACTACGACCCTGACTGGTTCGCCTTCACCACGCCTGGCACGCTCGCGCCAAGCGGCAACGTCTCCTTCAGCCTCACCCGCAACGCCGGCCTCGATGCAGTCCTCAGCGTCTACGAGCCCAACGGCACGCTCGTCGCTCGTATCGACGACGGCGCGACGGGTGGCAGCGAAGAAGCCACGCTTCAGCTCGATCCCGGCTCGCCGTATCGCGTCCTCGTCAGGTCCTTCCGGGGCCAGAGCAATGGCGACTATCGCCTGGTCATCCAGCCTGAGATCGACCTGCCCGACGATCTGGTCACCTTCGCCGCCGACACCGCTGCGGTGACCTCGCTCATCCCCTTCGGCCCCACCGGCACGAGCCCGAACGCGCAAGGGGTGCAGACCTTTTTCGACTCCGACAGCGACGTGTTCGGCTACTTCTTCGGCGCGATTCCCGAACTGGGCAACACGATCACCGTCGATACCGACGGCACCAGCTTCGACACCGTGCTGGGTGTTTACGCGCTGGACGACTCCTTCGGCGCGCTCGGCCGATTGGTCGGGTTCAACGACGACATCGACGGCGCAAACAACCGGCAGAGCCGCGTGACCTTCACGGCCGAGCCGGGCACGCGTTACATGGCACTGGTCTCGCCGTTCAGCAACTTCGTCAACGACGAGCCCGTCATCAACGTCGACTATGGCAGCGGTCCGGCCAACATCACGCCGATCATGCTCGATATCGACGGTGACGGCTCAGCCTCGCCCGCACCCATCGCCCCCGGCGGCGATGCGAGCTTCTTCAGCTTTGTCGCGCCGTCCGGTTCCATCGGAACGGGATCCGTCACCTTCCGCGACGGCAACTTCGACGGCGACCTCTACGTCTTCGACGCCAACGGCAACCTCCTCGGCGGCGACTCGAACGGCAACGCCAACGACGAGACCGTCAACCTCACCGGCCTCGTGGCGGGCGACACCTACCACATCACCGCAATCCCCGAGGACTTCGACAGCCTGCTCTTCACGGGCGGCAACATCGAAGTGAGCCTCGACATCATCCTTCCTCCCCCGCCTGCGCCGACGACCGATCCGGATCTCGTTCCGGGCGACGACTCTGGCGAATCCGACAGCGACAACATCACCAACAACCCCGACGGTATCCTTTCGATCGCCTCGTTCGCCTCCGGGCCGACCGAAGGTCGCTTCGTTCGCCTCTACCGCGACGGCGTCCTGGTGGCAGGGCCGACGGAAGTGCCTGTCGGCTTTGACTCGTTCGTCCTCGACGACACGGGCCCACTACCCGACGGCACCTACGTCTACACCACGACCGCCGCCAACTCGGAGACCGGGCCTGAGAGCAACTTCAGCGATTCGACGACCATCACGATCGACACGCAAGGCCCGCAACAGGAAGCGTTCCAGTTCAACTTCGATGATGGTCCCGGGAACCAGAACTTCTTCGTCGACTTCAACGAGGGAACCTTCGATTACCTCGTCGACGACATCGTCGTCACCAACACCACCCTCGGCCAGGTGTTCCCGACCAGCGACTTCGCCCTGAATCAGACACCCGGCAATGCGATCGCTGACCTCTTCTACGACCCGACCGCCGCAGGCGACTTCCTGCCCGACGGCAACTACGAGCTCACCATCGACGCCGACCGTCTGACCGACGTCGCCGGCAACGGGAACGATCCGTTCTTCGCCGAGTTCTTCTTCCTCAACGGCGACGCCAACCGCGACCGCACCGTCGACCTGGCCGACTTTGGCATCCTGCGTGCCAACTTCGGCACCAGCAGCCCAACTCGTTTCAGCGAGGGCGACTTCAACTACGACGGCACCGTCGACCTCGCCGATTTCGGCATCCTCCGCGCAAGCTTCGGCACCACGCTCGTCGACCCCAACGCCGTCTCCCTCTTCGACGAAGATGCGGCAGGCAGGTCGAGAGGTCTCTTCGCGTAGACTCGCTGCGATGCGTGTGGTCGACCTCGGCATCCTCGCCTATCGCGATGCCTGGGATCGGCAGCAGGATCTCCACGCGGAGGTCCTCGGCGGGGCAGACGAGGCCATCCTCCTCGTCGAGCACCCGCACGTCATCACCGTCGGCCGGCGGGCGGAGGTCGGTAAGTCGCATATTCTCGCGACGCCCGTCGAGCTGCGCCGGCTGAACGTCGACGTCGTCGAGACTGATCGTGGCGGCGACGCGACCTACCACGGGCCGGGGCAACTCGTCGCCTATCCGATCGTGCGGCTGGCGGACCATCAGATCAGCGTCGGCAGCTACATGAAGCGGCTCCAGCAAGCCGTCGTCGACGTGGCGGGACGATTCGGCATCCAGGCGCGTCTCGAATGCGGCTTCCCCGGCGTCTGGGCGGACGATCCGAAAGTCGACGCCGGGGCAAAGCTCTGTGCCGTGGGCGTGCGCGTGAAGAAGGGCGTTACGCTCCACGGCCTGGCGCTTAACGTCGAGCCAGACATGAGCAAGTTCGACCTGATCGACCCGTGTGGCCTGGGGCGACCGGTGACGAGCATGCACCGGCTGCTCAAAGACCGGTGTCCGTCGATGGCGGCGCTGAAGCCGATGCTGGTCCGGCGACTTTGCCAGCGCATTACGTTGCACGACGCCGACGGTGAGTCATCATGTCCGACGTGAGCCCCGGCCCGACCGCACCTGCAGACGCCCTCGAGCCGCCGCTTCCTTACCAACCGCCGCCGACCGACGGCCTGCAACGCACGCTCGACGGCCGCCTCGGCGACGGCTGGTGGCTCGTGCTGCCGATGGCGGTGTTTCTCATTCTGCTGGCTTTCGTGCCGCAGGTCACCAGTTGGCTCGGACTGGGCGACTTCGCCGGCTACGTCGCGGCCTATGTCGCCCGCACGCTCATCGTCGGGGCGATCCTCATCTGGCTCTGGCGTCGCCTGATGGCCGAGGTCGAGTGGACGCACCTCGGCACGGCAACGATCTTCGGCCTCGTCGGGACGGTCCAGTGGATCGGCTGCGACAAGCTGCTGCTCGCCGCCCAGGAGACCGTCGCACCCGATCCCGAGTCGGCCTGGCGGCTGCCGTTCTGGATCCTCGGCACGGTCGACCCGGAGGACGGGTACAACCTGTTCGAGCAGATCGAATCGCCCCTCTGGCTGGTGCTCTTCATCGTCGTTCGTTTGCTCGGCCCGGTGCTGGTCGTGCCGGTGATGGAAGAGCTGTTCTGGCGCGACTGGCTATGGCGCGGCATCATCGCCCCGAGCAACTATCGCCTGGCCAAGGTCGGGGAGTGGGACGCGACGGCCTTCATCGTCACGAGCCTCGCCTTCAGCGTCGTCCACCCGCAACGCCTCGTCGCCGTGATCTGGGGCCTGCTTGTCGCGTGGCTGCTCGTCAAAACGCGGAGCCTGGGTGCGATCATCTGGATGCACGCGGTGACGAACCTGCTGCTGGGAATCTGGGTGCTCAGCGCCGAGCCGCTCTTCGGGCTGGAGAACGAGTGGTACTTCTGGTGACGCGAACGCGACTGGTCAAGCGATTCCTTCCAAGACGCCGCGACGCCAGCCGCGGATTCCGAGGGGCAATTTCCTCGTCACCGAATCCGCGGCTAGCGCCGCGGCGTCGAGCAGATTCGTCGTCGTGCGCAGTGCCTCCTAGACCTCTACCCCCATGCCCGAACTCGACCGACTCCTGGAAGATCCGCGTCTGGTCGCGTTCTGGGACTTCAACGAAGAGGCCGGCAGCCAGCGCCGTGCACGTGTTGGACGCGGCGCCTTTCCGCTGAACGAGATAAACGGGATCGTCGCGACGGTTGACGACGCACCGCTGGGCGGGCGAGCGGTGACGTTCGACAACGACGCGTATCTCGGGCTGCCCAACGCCGAGGCCGGCGACCTCGACATCAGCGGTCCTGATGCCGCCGTCAGCATGTTTGCCGTCGTCCGGATGCGCAAGGTCACCCGCGGCGGAACCGTGGCAGGCATGTGGTACGAGGGCCTCGGCCCAGGCGACGACTCGGGGACGCGGCAGTACGCGTTGCTGCTCGACATGAACCTCTACGGCGGGGCCAAGCGCGTCACGCCGCACGTCTCCAGCGAAGGCGGCGCGACGCGTCGTGCCGATGGATCGCTTTTGCCCTGGTGCGTCGACTACGCCGCCACCGTCGAGGAGTACCCGGCCGACCGGTGGTGCACGATGGGCATGACCTACGACGGCAAGTCCATCACCGCCTTCCTCGACGGCGTCGCTGAGCCCCGGACTGTCGATCCGGAGGCGGACAACCGGTCCGATCCGTACTTCACGAACGAAGGCCGCGGCGGCGGGCATCGCGGCATCAACCCGTTCCACCACGGCCGGGGCATCTTCCGCTACGACCCGGTCAAGCACGCCGAGACCAAGCCCGCCGGCCCGAGCGACTTCGTCGTCGGCGCCCGCTGCGTCCGCGGCCGCCATGGGGCAGAACCCCTCGACGGTGCCCTAGCCGGTCTTGCCGTGTTTGATGCGTCACTCACGCCAGAAGAGATGCTCGCCCTGCACCGTGCGAGTCTGACGTAAGCGGCGAATGGGGCTCGAACCCACAACATTCAGCTTGGAAGGCTGACGCTCTGCCAATTGAGCTACCGCCGCGCTGAAGGGAGCATAGCACGAATCACCGGCCGACGATCAGGCGGGCGACATCGGCGAGGCTCGTCGCATGGTGGTCGGGTTCGACCGAGGACTTCGCGTCCGCGGCGGGGCTGCGGGGAAGGCCGGCGGGCGTGAAGAGGATCGTTCGGCAACCGGCGGCGTGGCCGGCTTCGATGTCGCGCGGGGCGTCGCCGACCATCCAGCTGGCAGAGAGGTCAATGCTGAGCTGGTCGCGGGCGTCGAAGAGCATTCCGGGCTTCGGTTTTCGCCGGTCGCTGTCGCGGTCGAAATCCGGATGGTGCGGGCAGAACAGCTGCAGGTCGAGCATGGCGTTCGCGTTGTCGGCGACCAGCAGTTCCGCCATCCGCGCATCGACGCGACGGACGGAATCCTCGTCGAACTTGCCGCGGGCGACGCCGCTCTGGTTGCTGACGACCACGGTCGCGAAACCCGCGTCTCGTACTGCTGCGACACACTCGGCCGCGCCGGGCATCAGCTCGACCTCGTCGGGATCGCCCAGGTAGTCGACGCCAACGATCAGCGTGTTGTCACGATCAAAGAAGACGGCCGGCCGGGGCTTGCTCATGACAGCAGCTCGCCCGAGTGGTGGACTTGGACGACGTCGCGCGTCTCGTGGCAGACCGCAGAGAGTCGGCCGCGGGGCATGAACGCGCCCGTGTCCAGGAGCGTCAGTGCCTCGCCGAAGATGACCGAGCCTGGCTGGCGGATCAGTTCTGAGGCGTGGAGGTAGTTGTCGGTCGGCGTGTGCCCGGAGTAGCAGGGACGCTGCCAGAGCTTCGGCGTGGTGATCTGCCGCGAGCCGAAGCGGCCCCAGATCGACTCGTAGCGCAGGTGCGGATCG comes from Planctomycetota bacterium and encodes:
- a CDS encoding 1,4-alpha-glucan branching protein domain-containing protein, producing MSEPIGNLCLVLHGHLPYVLFHGDYPHGEAWLYEAAAETYLPVLDMIGEVALLQKRPAITIGLMPVLLEQLAHDRFKTGFVKYLHARIDKAKDDRREFEADGDKHSAYLASRWEEWFGERLAQFERIGKDIPGEFAKRFAEGHVELLTSNATHCYMPLVLNDQMLAAQMACGTATSAKHLGKKPSGMWLPECAYRPHWPHWMPSVLFDNARDRPGVETFMEQQGITHFFVESHLVQNATPMGHRHDGNFYLGAGGRDGGNDTLEPVGVASEPRDASVHAFARHPKVSEQVWSGSIGYPANGKYLEFHRKRGERGLRYHKITSTKTPLSAKDPYYPDDIPSLIHEHASHFCDTVRSTLWDYNRFTGRRGTVVASFDAELFGHWWFEGPRFLRDVILNLAGDEHVRLSTASEVLERDPADKVMRLPEGSWGENGDHTVWANDSVKWWWEIEYRAEGEFLKQLHGLPWQTNAEVRVLLEKAGRQLLLLQASDWAFVIHTGGAVDYGIQRIADHATNFGRLVDAAGHVATGGELSEVQRVEIANADAHDVIFQEIDLNWWM
- a CDS encoding CAAX prenyl protease-related protein, encoding MSDVSPGPTAPADALEPPLPYQPPPTDGLQRTLDGRLGDGWWLVLPMAVFLILLAFVPQVTSWLGLGDFAGYVAAYVARTLIVGAILIWLWRRLMAEVEWTHLGTATIFGLVGTVQWIGCDKLLLAAQETVAPDPESAWRLPFWILGTVDPEDGYNLFEQIESPLWLVLFIVVRLLGPVLVVPVMEELFWRDWLWRGIIAPSNYRLAKVGEWDATAFIVTSLAFSVVHPQRLVAVIWGLLVAWLLVKTRSLGAIIWMHAVTNLLLGIWVLSAEPLFGLENEWYFW
- the lipB gene encoding lipoyl(octanoyl) transferase LipB; translation: MRVVDLGILAYRDAWDRQQDLHAEVLGGADEAILLVEHPHVITVGRRAEVGKSHILATPVELRRLNVDVVETDRGGDATYHGPGQLVAYPIVRLADHQISVGSYMKRLQQAVVDVAGRFGIQARLECGFPGVWADDPKVDAGAKLCAVGVRVKKGVTLHGLALNVEPDMSKFDLIDPCGLGRPVTSMHRLLKDRCPSMAALKPMLVRRLCQRITLHDADGESSCPT
- a CDS encoding HAD family hydrolase is translated as MSKPRPAVFFDRDNTLIVGVDYLGDPDEVELMPGAAECVAAVRDAGFATVVVSNQSGVARGKFDEDSVRRVDARMAELLVADNANAMLDLQLFCPHHPDFDRDSDRRKPKPGMLFDARDQLSIDLSASWMVGDAPRDIEAGHAAGCRTILFTPAGLPRSPAADAKSSVEPDHHATSLADVARLIVGR